A window from Nitrospirota bacterium encodes these proteins:
- a CDS encoding purine-nucleoside phosphorylase, giving the protein MNDAVDYIKSLMPQFTGSIGIITGSGWDLRNILDNVNETEYKDIPGFPIPAVGGHRGRLLHGYHDDEEVLLLQGRVHYYEGYSMEEITLSVRVLAGLGIRQIIVTNAAGGIRPDFGPGDFMVVTDHINLMGVNPLRATPDTLCFNEADNIKERFVDMTEAYDQQLCSIALTVAKKHNIPLHAGILAAVSGPSYETPAEIRMLRSLGADAVCMSSVPEVIMSKYLGMKVLAISMITNHAAGVSKSVLRHEDVVTMAESRSKDASQILSSVITNLPR; this is encoded by the coding sequence ATGAATGATGCAGTAGATTACATCAAGTCCCTGATGCCTCAATTCACTGGTTCTATCGGAATTATTACAGGTTCAGGGTGGGACCTGAGGAATATACTGGATAATGTAAACGAGACCGAATACAAAGATATCCCTGGTTTTCCGATACCTGCCGTAGGTGGTCACAGAGGCAGACTTCTTCATGGTTATCATGATGACGAAGAGGTTTTACTCCTTCAGGGTCGGGTGCATTATTATGAGGGGTATAGCATGGAGGAGATTACCCTTTCTGTCAGGGTGCTTGCAGGTCTCGGCATAAGGCAAATAATTGTAACAAATGCTGCCGGGGGTATCAGACCTGATTTTGGTCCTGGGGATTTTATGGTAGTGACTGATCACATAAATTTAATGGGTGTGAATCCTCTTAGGGCAACACCAGACACCCTCTGTTTCAATGAGGCCGACAACATAAAAGAGCGATTCGTTGACATGACCGAAGCCTATGACCAGCAGCTATGCAGTATAGCCCTGACAGTTGCGAAGAAGCATAACATACCTCTCCACGCCGGCATCCTTGCAGCCGTCTCCGGTCCGTCATACGAGACCCCGGCAGAGATACGCATGCTCAGGTCACTTGGCGCTGATGCAGTTTGCATGTCGAGTGTGCCTGAGGTTATAATGTCAAAATATCTTGGAATGAAGGTGCTTGCCATATCAATGATCACTAATCATGCCGCTGGTGTCAGCAAGTCTGTTTTGAGGCATGAAGATGTTGTAACCATGGCTGAGTCCCGCAGTAAAGATGCCAGTCAAATACTTTCTTCTGTTATAACAAATTTGCCGAGGTAG